One region of Salvia miltiorrhiza cultivar Shanhuang (shh) chromosome 3, IMPLAD_Smil_shh, whole genome shotgun sequence genomic DNA includes:
- the LOC131016240 gene encoding ribosome-recycling factor, chloroplastic yields the protein MATNFSPVSHLRSIFYASIAPNTRPSFTDLRNARSWSASANYVKLHVAARAKPVFIKHAVKKRMGVLRCATLEEIEAEKSMIEEDAKERMEKTIENVKSSFNSIRTGRANPAILDKIEVEYYGTPVVLKSIAQISTPDASSLLVQPYDKSSLKSIEKAIVNSDLGMTPNNDGDVIRLSMPQLTSDRRKELSKVVAKQAEEGKVAIRNIRRDAIKSYEKLEKEKKLSEDNVKDLSADLQKVTDEYMKKIESIYKQKEKELLKV from the exons ATGGCGACCAACTTCTCGCCTGTTTCTCACTTACGCTCCATCTTCTACGCCTCCATTGCTCCAAATACTCGCCCCTCATTCACAG ATTTAAGAAATGCGCGTTCATGGAGTGCGTCGGCGAATTACGTCAAGCTTCACGTGGCGGCGAGAGCCAAACCCGTATTTATCAAGCACGCAGTAAAGAAGAG AATGGGAGTGTTGAGGTGTGCAACCCTCGAGGAAATAGAAGCGGAGAAGTCAATGATTGAGGAAGATGCT AAAGAAAGGATGGAGAAGACTATTGAAAATGTTAAGTCCAGTTTCAATTCGATTAGGACGGGAAGGGCAAATCCAGCTATACTAGACAAAATTGAG GTGGAGTATTATGGAACACCAGTTGTTTTGAAGAGCATAGCTCAGATAAGTACTCCAGATGCAAGTTCCTTATTGGTGCAGCCCTACGACAAATCCAG CTTGAAGTCTATTGAGAAAGCAATTGTCAATTCCGATCTTGGGATGACTCCAAATAATGATGGAGACGTTATTAGGTTGTCAATGCCACAACTCACATCAGACAGGAGAAAG GAGTTGTCAAAGGTTGTGGCTAAGCAGGCTGAAGAAGGCAAG GTTGCCATAAGGAATATTAGAAGAGACGCCATCAAATCTTATGAAAAGCTTGAGAAG GAGAAGAAGCTCTCAGAGGATAATGTGAAGGACCTATCTGCTGATTTGCAG AAAGTGACAGATGAGTACATGAAGAAGATTGAGTCAATCTACAAACAGAAAGAGAAG GAGCTGCTGAAAGTATGA